In Parus major isolate Abel chromosome 8, Parus_major1.1, whole genome shotgun sequence, a single window of DNA contains:
- the ITGB3BP gene encoding centromere protein R isoform X1, translating to MSVKRALNLDMVRKDDAPDATPQKAKRNNLGSFSPTTGTRQISPFSSPTSHGAENPRSDPEGDGNEQKDSKSGLSRRGQPQTKHDEFLRLQSQVRNSLPRILKLRANLTSLKALEGSRELENILGVSQSSCVLSAELQKTQALVSQAEKLQLLKANHGKVPARGHMQAGGSAAFLTSLLERRKEPLGLLPALPSTEARPE from the exons ATGTC ggTTAAGAGAGCATTAAATTTGGACATGGTTAGAAAAGATGAT gcACCTGATGCAACCCCCCAGAAGGCCAAAAGGAACAATCTGGGCTCCTTCTCCCCCACCACAGGCACTCGCCAGATCAgccccttctcctctcccaccaGCCACGGGGCAGAAAATCCCAGGAGTGACCCAGAGG GAGATGGGAATGAGCAGAAAGATTCCAAGAGTGGATTATCCAGGAGAGGGCAGCCTCAAACAAAGCACGATGA GTTCCTGCGACTGCAGTCCCAAGTGAGAAATTCCTTGCCCAGAATCCTGAAACTAAGAGCAAATCTGACAAGCCTGAAG GCTTTGGAGGGCAGTAGAGAGCTGGAAAATATCCTCGGAGTCTCACAGTCGTCCTGTGTCCTGAGTGCTGAACTGCAGAAAACCCAAGCGCTGG TGAGTCAAGCAGAAAAACTGCAGCTGTTGAAAGCAAACCATGGAAAAGTCCCTGCCCGAG GCCACATGCAGGCTGGTGGGAGTGCTGCATTCCTGACCTCACtcctggagagaaggaaggagccCCTGGGCCTGCTCCCAGCCTTGCCCAGCACCGAGGCACGGCCAGAGTGA
- the ITGB3BP gene encoding centromere protein R isoform X2, with translation MSVKRALNLDMVRKDDAPDATPQKAKRNNLGSFSPTTGTRQISPFSSPTSHGAENPRSDPEDGNEQKDSKSGLSRRGQPQTKHDEFLRLQSQVRNSLPRILKLRANLTSLKALEGSRELENILGVSQSSCVLSAELQKTQALVSQAEKLQLLKANHGKVPARGHMQAGGSAAFLTSLLERRKEPLGLLPALPSTEARPE, from the exons ATGTC ggTTAAGAGAGCATTAAATTTGGACATGGTTAGAAAAGATGAT gcACCTGATGCAACCCCCCAGAAGGCCAAAAGGAACAATCTGGGCTCCTTCTCCCCCACCACAGGCACTCGCCAGATCAgccccttctcctctcccaccaGCCACGGGGCAGAAAATCCCAGGAGTGACCCAGAGG ATGGGAATGAGCAGAAAGATTCCAAGAGTGGATTATCCAGGAGAGGGCAGCCTCAAACAAAGCACGATGA GTTCCTGCGACTGCAGTCCCAAGTGAGAAATTCCTTGCCCAGAATCCTGAAACTAAGAGCAAATCTGACAAGCCTGAAG GCTTTGGAGGGCAGTAGAGAGCTGGAAAATATCCTCGGAGTCTCACAGTCGTCCTGTGTCCTGAGTGCTGAACTGCAGAAAACCCAAGCGCTGG TGAGTCAAGCAGAAAAACTGCAGCTGTTGAAAGCAAACCATGGAAAAGTCCCTGCCCGAG GCCACATGCAGGCTGGTGGGAGTGCTGCATTCCTGACCTCACtcctggagagaaggaaggagccCCTGGGCCTGCTCCCAGCCTTGCCCAGCACCGAGGCACGGCCAGAGTGA